Proteins encoded in a region of the Victivallis lenta genome:
- a CDS encoding DNA/RNA non-specific endonuclease yields the protein MKVTPPPHTSSPSSGDRRSCPLWPRRQTCWKRLEEQVRKFALHEGEIMVVTGPVLPKEKSITIGNNKVTVPDRYYKVVYDLTPPQKMIGFIIPNNGSTRPLQDFAVTVDAVEKETGLNFFSLVPRQEQDRLESTITLDAWSW from the coding sequence TTGAAAGTTACTCCACCACCACATACCTCATCACCGTCGTCAGGAGATCGTCGTAGTTGCCCGCTGTGGCCTCGGAGACAAACGTGTTGGAAACGTCTGGAAGAACAGGTGCGAAAATTTGCGCTTCATGAAGGCGAGATCATGGTTGTGACCGGACCTGTTCTGCCGAAAGAGAAAAGCATCACGATCGGAAACAACAAAGTCACGGTTCCCGATCGGTACTACAAGGTCGTCTATGACCTGACTCCGCCGCAAAAAATGATCGGTTTTATCATTCCAAATAATGGAAGTACCCGTCCTCTGCAGGATTTCGCTGTCACGGTTGATGCGGTTGAAAAAGAGACCGGGCTGAATTTCTTTTCTCTCGTTCCCCGGCAGGAGCAGGATCGTCTGGAAAGCACAATTACACTGGATGCGTGGTCGTGGTAG